A window of Caretta caretta isolate rCarCar2 chromosome 11, rCarCar1.hap1, whole genome shotgun sequence contains these coding sequences:
- the LOC125644595 gene encoding C-X-C chemokine receptor type 2 isoform X2 has product MGDLIFDGDFSDLFKGYNYTDYNTVNPSAAAAPCKPDNLNINKYVVAVVYCLVFLLSLVGNSLVVLVISYNRQNRSVTDVYLLNLAIADLLFAFTLPLWAVYRAHEWIFGTFMCKAISVLQEVNFYSGILLLACISVDRFLAIVYATRAATEKRHWVKFVCLGIWVFSIMLSLPILLFREAFWPPHNGMVCYERIGEENTAKWRVVLRILPQTFGFILPLLIMLFCYGITVKTLFQTKNSQKQKAMKVILAVVLVFLVCWLPYNITLVVDTMMRTRAIAETCHRRNQIDAALSVTQILGFTHSCINPLIYAFIGQKFRNSFLKILVYHGLISKEFVSRYGRGSSFASTSGNTSTTL; this is encoded by the coding sequence ATGGGTGACTTGATATTCGATGGCGATTTCTCTGACCTCTTCAAAGGCTACAATTACACCGACTACAACACCGTCAACCCCAGCGCCGCAGCTGCCCCGTGCAAGCCCGACAACCTGAACATCAACAAGTACGTGGTGGCAGTGGTCTACTGCCTGGTGTTCCTGCTCAGCCTGGTGGGTAACTCCCTGGTGGTGCTGGTCATCAGCTACAACCGGCAGAACCGCTCGGTGACCGACGTGTATCTCCTGAACCTGGCCATCGCAGACCTCCTCTTCGCCTTCACCTTGCCTCTCTGGGCCGTCTACCGAGCCCACGAGTGGATCTTCGGCACCTTCATGTGCAAAGCCATCTCGGTCCTGCAGGAGGTCAACTTCTACAGCGGGATCCTCTTGCTGGCCTGCATTAGCGTCGACCGGTTCCTCGCCATTGTCTACGCCACCCGGGCAGCCACCGAGAAGAGGCACTGGGTTAAATTTGTCTGTTTGGGCATATGGGTTTTCTCCATCATgctctccctgcccatcctccTCTTCCGCGAGGCCTTCTGGCCGCCGCACAACGGCATGGTCTGCTATGAGCGGATTGGGGAGGAGAACACAGCCAAGTGGCGGGTGGTGTTGCGGATCTTACCCCAGACCTTTGGTTTCATCCTTCCCTTGCTGATCATGCTTTTCTGCTATGGCATCACGGTGAAGACCCTCTTCCAGACCAAGAACAGCCAGAAGCAGAAGGCCATGAAGGTCATCTTGGCCGTGGTGCTGGTCTTCTTGGTCTGCTGGCTGCCCTACAACATCACGCTGGTGGTAGACACCATGATGAGGACCCGTGCCATCGCTGAGACCTGCCACCGGCGGAACCAGATCGATGCGGCCCTGTCTGTCACCCAGATTCTGGGCTTCACGCACAGCTGCATCAACCCGCTCATCTATGCCTTCATCGGGCAGAAGTTCCGAAACAGCTTCCTTAAGATCCTGGTCTACCACGGCCTCATCAGCAAAGAGTTTGTCTCCCGCTATGGACGGGGGTCCTCCTTTGCTTCCACCTCCGGCAACACCTCCACCACCCTGTGA
- the LOC125644595 gene encoding C-X-C chemokine receptor type 2 isoform X1 encodes MAQSDSSSMGDLIFDGDFSDLFKGYNYTDYNTVNPSAAAAPCKPDNLNINKYVVAVVYCLVFLLSLVGNSLVVLVISYNRQNRSVTDVYLLNLAIADLLFAFTLPLWAVYRAHEWIFGTFMCKAISVLQEVNFYSGILLLACISVDRFLAIVYATRAATEKRHWVKFVCLGIWVFSIMLSLPILLFREAFWPPHNGMVCYERIGEENTAKWRVVLRILPQTFGFILPLLIMLFCYGITVKTLFQTKNSQKQKAMKVILAVVLVFLVCWLPYNITLVVDTMMRTRAIAETCHRRNQIDAALSVTQILGFTHSCINPLIYAFIGQKFRNSFLKILVYHGLISKEFVSRYGRGSSFASTSGNTSTTL; translated from the exons ATG GCCCAGAGCGATTCTTCCAGCATGGGTGACTTGATATTCGATGGCGATTTCTCTGACCTCTTCAAAGGCTACAATTACACCGACTACAACACCGTCAACCCCAGCGCCGCAGCTGCCCCGTGCAAGCCCGACAACCTGAACATCAACAAGTACGTGGTGGCAGTGGTCTACTGCCTGGTGTTCCTGCTCAGCCTGGTGGGTAACTCCCTGGTGGTGCTGGTCATCAGCTACAACCGGCAGAACCGCTCGGTGACCGACGTGTATCTCCTGAACCTGGCCATCGCAGACCTCCTCTTCGCCTTCACCTTGCCTCTCTGGGCCGTCTACCGAGCCCACGAGTGGATCTTCGGCACCTTCATGTGCAAAGCCATCTCGGTCCTGCAGGAGGTCAACTTCTACAGCGGGATCCTCTTGCTGGCCTGCATTAGCGTCGACCGGTTCCTCGCCATTGTCTACGCCACCCGGGCAGCCACCGAGAAGAGGCACTGGGTTAAATTTGTCTGTTTGGGCATATGGGTTTTCTCCATCATgctctccctgcccatcctccTCTTCCGCGAGGCCTTCTGGCCGCCGCACAACGGCATGGTCTGCTATGAGCGGATTGGGGAGGAGAACACAGCCAAGTGGCGGGTGGTGTTGCGGATCTTACCCCAGACCTTTGGTTTCATCCTTCCCTTGCTGATCATGCTTTTCTGCTATGGCATCACGGTGAAGACCCTCTTCCAGACCAAGAACAGCCAGAAGCAGAAGGCCATGAAGGTCATCTTGGCCGTGGTGCTGGTCTTCTTGGTCTGCTGGCTGCCCTACAACATCACGCTGGTGGTAGACACCATGATGAGGACCCGTGCCATCGCTGAGACCTGCCACCGGCGGAACCAGATCGATGCGGCCCTGTCTGTCACCCAGATTCTGGGCTTCACGCACAGCTGCATCAACCCGCTCATCTATGCCTTCATCGGGCAGAAGTTCCGAAACAGCTTCCTTAAGATCCTGGTCTACCACGGCCTCATCAGCAAAGAGTTTGTCTCCCGCTATGGACGGGGGTCCTCCTTTGCTTCCACCTCCGGCAACACCTCCACCACCCTGTGA